In a single window of the Porites lutea chromosome 14, jaPorLute2.1, whole genome shotgun sequence genome:
- the LOC140924971 gene encoding erythromycin 3''-O-methyltransferase-like isoform X3 — protein sequence MFNKRKTAKLSFSRAYMKCSDVFWKMASLKSRVVDLIARNLREPKGLGGHFIRVILEKRNTGLKHEIVKHLNIQRDDKVLEVGFGPGAGLNAALKNLEHCSGKVYGIDISELIVDHAQMHFKEAIERQKLEIHLGSAMELPFTENFFNSVFHTNCYYFWPSLDQGISEMKRVLKPGGIMLTGLVHDRLKSFSSKGFFKYGPNWRPELYIEKLKEGGFVDVSMETVTKPSGHSYQVIFASKP from the exons ATGTTCAACAAGAGAAAGACAGCGAAGCTCTCATTTAGTAGAGCTTACATGAAGTGTTCAGATGTCTTTTGGAAAATGGCTTCCCTGAAAAGTAGAGTTGTCGATTTGATTGCGAGAAATCTTCGGGAACCTAAAGGTCTTGGGGGACATTTCATCAGG GTTATTCTTGAGAAGAGGAATACAGGTTTAAAACATGAAATTGTAAAGCATTTGAATATCCAGCGTGATGACAAAGTTCTTGAAGTTGGGTTTGGTCCTGGTGCTGGGTTAAATGCTGCTCTGAAAAACCTGGAGCATTGTTCTGGTAAAGTGTATGGTATTGACATCTCTGAGCTAATA GTTGATCATGCACAAATGCATTTTAAAGAGGCAATAGAAAGGCAGAAACTAGAAATCCATTTGGGCAGTGCTATGGAACTTCCTTTTactgaaaacttttttaacagTGTGTTCCACACAAATTGCTATTATTTTTGGCCAAGTCTTGATCAAGGCATTTCAGAGATGAAGAGGGTCTTAAAACCAGGAGGAATCATGTTGACTGGGCTTGTTCATGACAGACTAAAGTCATTTTCAAGTAAAGGATTTTTTAAATATGGACCTAACTGGCGTCCAGAGCTGTATATAGAAAAACTTAAGGAAGGAGGGTTTGTGGATGTTTCCATGGAGACAGTAACAAAACCTTCTGGCCACAGCTATCAGGTTATATTTGCCTCAAAACCATAG
- the LOC140924971 gene encoding demethylmenaquinone methyltransferase-like isoform X2: MPVHSVDVVVSTTCEIIVGAMWYFVVALVVVVTLIWQMTDLKARVIDLIARNLREPKGLVGHIVRIILGKGNASLENETVKHLNIQPDHKVLEIGFGPGIGLNAALEKVEHSSGKVFGIDISEQIVESAQRRFKEAIERGKLEIRLGSAMELPYEDDLFNSVFHTNCYYFWPSLEQGISEMKRILKPGGIMLTGLFYDALLTSTRKGFLKYGPNWCPELYIEKLKEGGFVDVAMETVTKPPGHSYQVIFASKP; encoded by the exons ATGCCCGTCCATTCCGTCGATGTTGTCGTCAGTACAACTTGCGAGATTATAGTTGGCGCAATGTGGTACTTTGTAGTTGCTTTAGTTGTAGTAGTAACCCTTATTTGGCAAATGACCGACCTGAAAGCTAGAGTTATCGATTTGATTGCAAGAAATCTTCGAGAACCTAAAGGTCTCGTGGGACATATAGTCagg ATTATTCTTGGAAAGGGAAATGCAAGTTTGGAAAATGAAACTGTAAAGCATTTGAACATCCAGCCTGATCACAAAGTTCTTGAAATTGGGTTTGGCCCTGGTATTGGGTTAAATGCTGCTCTGGAAAAAGTGGAGCACTCCTCTGGTAAAGTGTTTGGCATTGACATTTCTGAGCAAATA gttGAGAGCGCACAGAGGCGTTTTAAAGAAGCGATAGAAAGAGGGAAACTAGAAATCCGTTTGGGCAGCGCTATGGAACTTCCTTATGAAGATGACTTGTTTAACAGTGTGTTCCACACAAATTGCTATTATTTTTGGCCAAGTCTTGAACAAGGCATTTCAGAGATGAAGAGGATCTTAAAACCAGGAGGAATCATGTTGACTGGACTTTTTTATGATGCATTACTGACAAGCACACGTAAAGGATTTTTAAAATATGGACCCAACTGGTGTCCGGAGCTGTATATAGAAAAACTTAAAGAAGGAGGGTTTGTGGATGTTGCCATGGAGACAGTAACAAAACCTCCTGGCCACAGCTATCAGGTTATATTTGCCTCAAAACCATAG
- the LOC140924971 gene encoding demethylmenaquinone methyltransferase-like isoform X1, with the protein MFNKRKTAKLSFSRAYMKCSDVFWKMASLKSRVVDLIARNLREPKGLGGHFIRVILEKRNTGLKHEIVKHLNIQRDDKVLEVGFGPGAGLNAALKNLEHCSGKVYGIDISELIIILGKGNASLENETVKHLNIQPDHKVLEIGFGPGIGLNAALEKVEHSSGKVFGIDISEQIVESAQRRFKEAIERGKLEIRLGSAMELPYEDDLFNSVFHTNCYYFWPSLEQGISEMKRILKPGGIMLTGLFYDALLTSTRKGFLKYGPNWCPELYIEKLKEGGFVDVAMETVTKPPGHSYQVIFASKP; encoded by the exons ATGTTCAACAAGAGAAAGACAGCGAAGCTCTCATTTAGTAGAGCTTACATGAAGTGTTCAGATGTCTTTTGGAAAATGGCTTCCCTGAAAAGTAGAGTTGTCGATTTGATTGCGAGAAATCTTCGGGAACCTAAAGGTCTTGGGGGACATTTCATCAGG GTTATTCTTGAGAAGAGGAATACAGGTTTAAAACATGAAATTGTAAAGCATTTGAATATCCAGCGTGATGACAAAGTTCTTGAAGTTGGGTTTGGTCCTGGTGCTGGGTTAAATGCTGCTCTGAAAAACCTGGAGCATTGTTCTGGTAAAGTGTATGGTATTGACATCTCTGAGCTAATA ATTATTCTTGGAAAGGGAAATGCAAGTTTGGAAAATGAAACTGTAAAGCATTTGAACATCCAGCCTGATCACAAAGTTCTTGAAATTGGGTTTGGCCCTGGTATTGGGTTAAATGCTGCTCTGGAAAAAGTGGAGCACTCCTCTGGTAAAGTGTTTGGCATTGACATTTCTGAGCAAATA gttGAGAGCGCACAGAGGCGTTTTAAAGAAGCGATAGAAAGAGGGAAACTAGAAATCCGTTTGGGCAGCGCTATGGAACTTCCTTATGAAGATGACTTGTTTAACAGTGTGTTCCACACAAATTGCTATTATTTTTGGCCAAGTCTTGAACAAGGCATTTCAGAGATGAAGAGGATCTTAAAACCAGGAGGAATCATGTTGACTGGACTTTTTTATGATGCATTACTGACAAGCACACGTAAAGGATTTTTAAAATATGGACCCAACTGGTGTCCGGAGCTGTATATAGAAAAACTTAAAGAAGGAGGGTTTGTGGATGTTGCCATGGAGACAGTAACAAAACCTCCTGGCCACAGCTATCAGGTTATATTTGCCTCAAAACCATAG
- the LOC140924444 gene encoding pre-mRNA-splicing factor CWC22 homolog isoform X1 — translation MAAVEHTRIRSVVQSVRHSNSPVGGTAQRSRSRSRSRSPQERYSRERRDKRRNNEDKSGSDYDSRRRRREDKENKNKSDDDKEEDRRHPRRTQQSDSEDERNSDRRKDRHRDRERHRRRRYRSDDDDDDRERERRRRKEHDDRSERRRRNTPSDEERDHRRNKRSPVEDQERGDAHDSSRTRGEEDQKAGEKKDKTEQGVETGKKKVDPNNPLLTRTGGAYIPPARLKMMQQSIEDKSSEAYQRLSWEALKKSINGLVNKVNTSNIGNIVRELFQENIVRGRGVLCQSIMRAQAASPTFTHVYAALVAILNTKFPKNGELLLRRLILLFRRAYRRNDKAVCLSSTRFIAHLVNQQVAHEILALEILTLLLHKPTDDSVEVAIGFLKEVGMKLTEVSSRGVHAVFERLRNILHSAEIDKRVQYMIEVMFAIRKDGFKDHVAVPAELDLVEEEDQITHLLRLEEAGNTEDILNIFKFDPDFLENEDKYKEIKRDILGEGDSGESSDDDDDEDNDEDEDDDENKEDEKMEIIDHTETNLVALRRTIYLTIQSSLDFEECAHKLLKMQIKDEQLPEFCTMIVDCCAQQRSYEKFFGLLAQRFCQLNKSYMEEYVKAFNDQYDTIHRLETNKLRNVAKFFGHLLFTDAIPWTVLACIKLNEDDTTSSSRVFIKILFQELAEYMGLPKLNERLKDPFLAEYFEGIFPRDNPRNTRFSINFFTSIGLGGVTDELREHLKNAPKMIMAQQRAAASDSDSDSSDDSSSEDSSSSEESSESSEESSDDDRKKRRKKKESHKRKDKRKPKKRR, via the exons ATGGCGGCTGTGGAACACACCAGAATACGAAGCGTTGTTCAG TCTGTTAGACATTCGAATTCGCCCGTTGGTGGAACTGCTCAGAGGTCTAGATCTAGATCAAGATCAAGATCACCACAGGAGAGATA ttCAAGAGAACGTCGTGATAAGAGAAGAAATAACGAAGACAAGTCTGGAAGTGACTATGATAG CAGGAGACGAAGAAGAGAagataaggaaaacaaaaataaaagtgatgacGATAAGGAAGAGGACAGAAGACACCCAAGAAGGACACAACAAAGTGATAGTGAGGATGAGAGAAATTCTGATAGGAGAAAAGATCGACACAGAGACCGAGAGAGACACAGAAGAAGAAGATACAggagtgatgatgatgacgatgatagaGAAAGggagagaagaagaagaaaagaacatGATGATCGTTCTGAAAGAAGACGGCGCAATACTCCCTCAGATGAAGAGAGGGATCATAGGAGAAATAAACGTAGTCCTGTTGAGGATCAGGAGCGTGGTGATGCACATGATAGCAGCAGAACAAGGGGTGAAGAAGATCAGAAAGccggagaaaaaaaagataagacAGAGCAGGGTGTGGAGACTGGTAAAAAGAAGGTGGATCCAAACAATCCACTTTTGACAAGAACAG gagGTGCATATATTCCCCCAGCAAGACTCAAAATGATGCAACAGAGTATTGAGGACAAGAGTAG tgaagCTTATCAGAGACTCAGTTGGGAAGCATTAAAGAAAAGCATCAATGGTCTTGTTAACAAG gTTAACACATCAAATATTGGTAACATTGTAAGAGAGCTTTTCCAGGAGAACATTGTACGAGGAAG AGGTGTGCTGTGTCAGTCAATCATGCGAGCTCAAGCAGCTTCTCCAACATTCACTCATGTTTATGCCGCACTTGTTGCCATCCTCAACACAAAG tTTCCAAAAAATGGAGAACTTCTTCTTCGACGTCTGATTCTGCTGTTTCGACGAGCATACAGAAGAAATGATAAG GCTGTTTGTTTATCTTCCACAAGGTTCATTGCTCATCTTGTCAATCAGCAAGTG GCACATGAGATCTTAGCCCTGGAGATTCTGACCTTGCTTCTCCACAAACCCACAGATGACAGTGTGGAGGTTGCG ATTGGATTCTTAAAAGAAGTTGGTATGAAGCTGACAGAAGTCTCATCCCGCGGTGTTCATG CTGTCTTTGAAAGGCTTCGGAACATTCTTCACAGTGCGGAAATTGACAAGCGGGTCCAGTACATGATTGAAGTGATGTTTGCCATCAGAAAAGATGGATTCAAG GATCATGTTGCTGTTCCAGCCGAACTGGATCTTGTGGAGGAGGAAGATCAAATTACACATCTACTGCGGCTGGAAGAAGCTGGAAACACAGAAGATATTCTAA ATATATTCAAGTTTGACCCAGACTTCCTGGAAAATGAAGATAAATACAAGGAAATAAAAAGAG ACATTCTTGGTGAAGGTGACTCAGGCGAATCgtcagatgatgatgatgacgaggataatgatgaagatgaggatgatgatgaaaacaaag AAGATGAGAAGATGGAAATTATTGATCACACTGAAACAAACCTTGTTGCTTTGCGAAGAACAATATATCTCACAATTCAGTCCAG TTTGGATTTCGAAGAATGTGCTCACAAGCTTCTGAAAATGCAAATTAAGGATGAGCAATTG CCAGAGTTCTGTACAATGATCGTTGATTGTTGTGCCCAGCAGAGATCATATGAAAAATTCTTTGGCTTGTTAGCACAG AGATTCTGTCAGCTGAACAAGTCATACATGGAGGAATATGTCAAGGCATTCAATGATCAA TATGATACCATTCATCGccttgaaacaaacaaattgagGAATGTTGCCAAGTTTTTTGGCCATTTGCTGTTCACAGATGCCATTCCTTGGACG GTTCTGGCTTGTATCAAATTAAATGAAGATGACACCACTTCCTCGAG TCGAGTCTTCATTAAAATCTTATTCCAAGAGCTTGCAGAATACATGGGTCTTCCTAAACTCAATGAACGTCTGAAAGATCC ATTCCTTGCTGAGTATTTTGAAGGAATCTTTCCACGCGACAATCCTCGTAACACGCGTTTTTCGATCAATTTCTTCACTTCTATTGGACTGGGTGGCGTCAC GGATGAACTAAGAGAGCACTTGAAAAATGCCCCTAAAATGATCATGGCCCAACAGCGAGCTGCGGCGAGTGACAGTGACTCAGATTCTTCTGATGATAGCAGCAGTGAAG ATAGTTCGAGTTCGGAAGAATCATCGGAATCATCCGAAGAGTCATCGGATGATGATCGGAAGAAGAG GCGTAAAAAGAAGGAATCGCACAAGAGGAAAGACAAGAGAAAGCCCAAGAAAAGACGGTGA
- the LOC140924444 gene encoding pre-mRNA-splicing factor CWC22 homolog isoform X2, whose protein sequence is MAAVEHTRIRSVVQSVRHSNSPVGGTAQRSRSRSRSRSPQERYSRERRDKRRNNEDKSGSDYDRRRRREDKENKNKSDDDKEEDRRHPRRTQQSDSEDERNSDRRKDRHRDRERHRRRRYRSDDDDDDRERERRRRKEHDDRSERRRRNTPSDEERDHRRNKRSPVEDQERGDAHDSSRTRGEEDQKAGEKKDKTEQGVETGKKKVDPNNPLLTRTGGAYIPPARLKMMQQSIEDKSSEAYQRLSWEALKKSINGLVNKVNTSNIGNIVRELFQENIVRGRGVLCQSIMRAQAASPTFTHVYAALVAILNTKFPKNGELLLRRLILLFRRAYRRNDKAVCLSSTRFIAHLVNQQVAHEILALEILTLLLHKPTDDSVEVAIGFLKEVGMKLTEVSSRGVHAVFERLRNILHSAEIDKRVQYMIEVMFAIRKDGFKDHVAVPAELDLVEEEDQITHLLRLEEAGNTEDILNIFKFDPDFLENEDKYKEIKRDILGEGDSGESSDDDDDEDNDEDEDDDENKEDEKMEIIDHTETNLVALRRTIYLTIQSSLDFEECAHKLLKMQIKDEQLPEFCTMIVDCCAQQRSYEKFFGLLAQRFCQLNKSYMEEYVKAFNDQYDTIHRLETNKLRNVAKFFGHLLFTDAIPWTVLACIKLNEDDTTSSSRVFIKILFQELAEYMGLPKLNERLKDPFLAEYFEGIFPRDNPRNTRFSINFFTSIGLGGVTDELREHLKNAPKMIMAQQRAAASDSDSDSSDDSSSEDSSSSEESSESSEESSDDDRKKRRKKKESHKRKDKRKPKKRR, encoded by the exons ATGGCGGCTGTGGAACACACCAGAATACGAAGCGTTGTTCAG TCTGTTAGACATTCGAATTCGCCCGTTGGTGGAACTGCTCAGAGGTCTAGATCTAGATCAAGATCAAGATCACCACAGGAGAGATA ttCAAGAGAACGTCGTGATAAGAGAAGAAATAACGAAGACAAGTCTGGAAGTGACTATGATAG GAGACGAAGAAGAGAagataaggaaaacaaaaataaaagtgatgacGATAAGGAAGAGGACAGAAGACACCCAAGAAGGACACAACAAAGTGATAGTGAGGATGAGAGAAATTCTGATAGGAGAAAAGATCGACACAGAGACCGAGAGAGACACAGAAGAAGAAGATACAggagtgatgatgatgacgatgatagaGAAAGggagagaagaagaagaaaagaacatGATGATCGTTCTGAAAGAAGACGGCGCAATACTCCCTCAGATGAAGAGAGGGATCATAGGAGAAATAAACGTAGTCCTGTTGAGGATCAGGAGCGTGGTGATGCACATGATAGCAGCAGAACAAGGGGTGAAGAAGATCAGAAAGccggagaaaaaaaagataagacAGAGCAGGGTGTGGAGACTGGTAAAAAGAAGGTGGATCCAAACAATCCACTTTTGACAAGAACAG gagGTGCATATATTCCCCCAGCAAGACTCAAAATGATGCAACAGAGTATTGAGGACAAGAGTAG tgaagCTTATCAGAGACTCAGTTGGGAAGCATTAAAGAAAAGCATCAATGGTCTTGTTAACAAG gTTAACACATCAAATATTGGTAACATTGTAAGAGAGCTTTTCCAGGAGAACATTGTACGAGGAAG AGGTGTGCTGTGTCAGTCAATCATGCGAGCTCAAGCAGCTTCTCCAACATTCACTCATGTTTATGCCGCACTTGTTGCCATCCTCAACACAAAG tTTCCAAAAAATGGAGAACTTCTTCTTCGACGTCTGATTCTGCTGTTTCGACGAGCATACAGAAGAAATGATAAG GCTGTTTGTTTATCTTCCACAAGGTTCATTGCTCATCTTGTCAATCAGCAAGTG GCACATGAGATCTTAGCCCTGGAGATTCTGACCTTGCTTCTCCACAAACCCACAGATGACAGTGTGGAGGTTGCG ATTGGATTCTTAAAAGAAGTTGGTATGAAGCTGACAGAAGTCTCATCCCGCGGTGTTCATG CTGTCTTTGAAAGGCTTCGGAACATTCTTCACAGTGCGGAAATTGACAAGCGGGTCCAGTACATGATTGAAGTGATGTTTGCCATCAGAAAAGATGGATTCAAG GATCATGTTGCTGTTCCAGCCGAACTGGATCTTGTGGAGGAGGAAGATCAAATTACACATCTACTGCGGCTGGAAGAAGCTGGAAACACAGAAGATATTCTAA ATATATTCAAGTTTGACCCAGACTTCCTGGAAAATGAAGATAAATACAAGGAAATAAAAAGAG ACATTCTTGGTGAAGGTGACTCAGGCGAATCgtcagatgatgatgatgacgaggataatgatgaagatgaggatgatgatgaaaacaaag AAGATGAGAAGATGGAAATTATTGATCACACTGAAACAAACCTTGTTGCTTTGCGAAGAACAATATATCTCACAATTCAGTCCAG TTTGGATTTCGAAGAATGTGCTCACAAGCTTCTGAAAATGCAAATTAAGGATGAGCAATTG CCAGAGTTCTGTACAATGATCGTTGATTGTTGTGCCCAGCAGAGATCATATGAAAAATTCTTTGGCTTGTTAGCACAG AGATTCTGTCAGCTGAACAAGTCATACATGGAGGAATATGTCAAGGCATTCAATGATCAA TATGATACCATTCATCGccttgaaacaaacaaattgagGAATGTTGCCAAGTTTTTTGGCCATTTGCTGTTCACAGATGCCATTCCTTGGACG GTTCTGGCTTGTATCAAATTAAATGAAGATGACACCACTTCCTCGAG TCGAGTCTTCATTAAAATCTTATTCCAAGAGCTTGCAGAATACATGGGTCTTCCTAAACTCAATGAACGTCTGAAAGATCC ATTCCTTGCTGAGTATTTTGAAGGAATCTTTCCACGCGACAATCCTCGTAACACGCGTTTTTCGATCAATTTCTTCACTTCTATTGGACTGGGTGGCGTCAC GGATGAACTAAGAGAGCACTTGAAAAATGCCCCTAAAATGATCATGGCCCAACAGCGAGCTGCGGCGAGTGACAGTGACTCAGATTCTTCTGATGATAGCAGCAGTGAAG ATAGTTCGAGTTCGGAAGAATCATCGGAATCATCCGAAGAGTCATCGGATGATGATCGGAAGAAGAG GCGTAAAAAGAAGGAATCGCACAAGAGGAAAGACAAGAGAAAGCCCAAGAAAAGACGGTGA